From Marinobacter bohaiensis:
GAGGGTAGCAATGGCACGATCATTCGGGTCCCGTACTGTCTTGAAGGCCGCCGGTAGTTTACACGCCCCGGACAGGCTTGTTAACGACGCAACCAACGCGCGTCGACGTCCGGGATCAACAGCTTTTGCCGCCACCGGCGCCTTCTGATATTTTCCGTGGGACGGATACTGTGCGCATCGCACGACAATCGTCGGCCCTCTTCCACTCAGAACAGACAACGCTTTCATGGACAGCAGACTTGCAGCACTGACCGCCTGGGTGCGGCGCCAACCGGGGTTCGAACAGACCGAACCGGTGACGGTTTCCGGCGACGCCAGCTTCCGCCGCTATTTCCGGGTCACCGGAGCCCCCGAAGGCACCGCCTGCACGCGGATCGTGATGGATGCGCCTCCGGAAAAGGAGGACACCGGCCCCTTTGTCGCCATCGCCCGGCACTGGCGTAAGCAAGGCGTCAACGTCCCGGCAATCCACGCCGAGGACCCGGAGCAGGGCTTCCTGCTGCTGGACGATTTCGGCGACGCCCTGCTGCTGGACCACCTGACCGACGACAACGCCGAGGACCTGTACGGCATCGCCCTCGACGCCCTGGCCCGCATTCAGGCCACCCGCGAAACGCCGGATTACCCGCTGCCCCCCTACAACGAGGCCCTGCTGGACCGGGAAATGGCCCTGTTCCGGGACTGGCTGCTGGAACGCCACCTGGGCCTGACCCTGAGCGACCAGGAACATTGCCTGCTGGACACCACCTTTGCCCTGCTCAAGGAAGCCGCCCTGGCCCAGCCGGAAGTGCCCGTGCATCGCGACTACCATTCCCGCAACCTGCTGGTGCTGGACGACGACCGCGACCTGGGCATCATCGATTTCCAGGATGCCGTACGCGGCCCGGTCACCTACGACCTGGTGTCGCTGATCAAGGACTGCTACATCCGCTGGCCCGAAGCACGCATCAGTCGCTGGGTCGAGCAGTTCCGCCAACAGACGCTGGCCGCCGGCATCCACCACGCCGACGCCGAAACCTTCCGCCAGTG
This genomic window contains:
- a CDS encoding aminoglycoside phosphotransferase family protein, with the protein product MDSRLAALTAWVRRQPGFEQTEPVTVSGDASFRRYFRVTGAPEGTACTRIVMDAPPEKEDTGPFVAIARHWRKQGVNVPAIHAEDPEQGFLLLDDFGDALLLDHLTDDNAEDLYGIALDALARIQATRETPDYPLPPYNEALLDREMALFRDWLLERHLGLTLSDQEHCLLDTTFALLKEAALAQPEVPVHRDYHSRNLLVLDDDRDLGIIDFQDAVRGPVTYDLVSLIKDCYIRWPEARISRWVEQFRQQTLAAGIHHADAETFRQWVELMGMQRHLKASGIFARLYIRDGKPGYLADIPRTVNYLLEASARQPALRHFHDWLGNRVIPLLDDQAA